From the genome of Perca flavescens isolate YP-PL-M2 chromosome 1, PFLA_1.0, whole genome shotgun sequence, one region includes:
- the LOC114560406 gene encoding EGF-like repeat and discoidin I-like domain-containing protein 3 isoform X2, producing the protein MKRPGNVITATLATFTLLLCLCSVRGDYCEVNVCHNGGTCVTGIGEDPFICICADGFGGDTCNLTEIGPCSPNPCQNDGACEIITPTRRGDVFNEYICKCQPGFEGVHCQINVNDCANQPCKNGGICRDLDGDYTCQCPSPNVGKQCQLRCISLLGMEGGAIVESQISASSVHYGILGLQRWGPDLARLNNQGIVNAWTSAAHDKNPWIEINMQKKMRLTGIITQGASRMGTSEYIKAFKVASSLDGNAYTTYRVDGQRRDKVFVGNADNDSTKTNFFDPPIVAQYIRIIPVVCRRACTLRMELVGCELNGCSEPLGMKSRLVSDGQLSASSSFRTWGIDTFTWHPQFARLDKQGKTNAWSPAHNNRSEWIQVDLEKTKRLTGIITQGAKDFGVVQFVSLFKVAYSNDGESWSVVKEDNTSNDKLFQGNIDNNTHRKNLFEPPFFARYIRVVPWEWHERITLRMELLGCDD; encoded by the exons ATGAAACGTCCCGGAAATGTTATAACAGCGACTTTAGCAACGTTTACTCTTCTACTTTGCCTGTGTTCAGTCAGAG GTGACTACTGTGAGGTGAATGTTTGCCATAATGGAGGAACGTGTGTGACAGGGATAGGAGAGGATCCATTCATCTGCATCTGTGCGGATGGCTTTGGTGGAGACACCTGCAACCTGACAGAGATAG GACCCTGCAGTCCTAACCCCTGTCAGAACGATGGGGCGTGTGAGATCATCACTCCAACCAGAAGAGGAGACGTTTTCAACGAGTACATCTGCAAGTGCCAGCCAGGCTTCGAGGGAGTGCATTGCCAGATCA aCGTGAATGACTGTGCCAACCAGCCCTGTAAGAATGGAGGGATATGTCGAGATCTCGATGGAGACTACACCTGCCAGTGCCCTTCACCGAATGTTGGAAAGCAGTGCCAGCTGC GTTGCATTTCTCTGCTGGGTATGGAGGGAGGAGCAATTGTGGAGTCCCAGATTTCAGCTTCCTCTGTGCACTACGGCATTCTGGGTCTTCAGCGCTGGGGCCCGGACTTGGCTAGACTCAACAACCAAGGCATCGTCAATGCCTGGACGTCAGCCGCCCATGACAAGAACCCCTGGATCGAG ATTAATATGCAGAAGAAGATGCGTCTGACGGGCATCATCACTCAGGGTGCAAGTCGCATGGGCACGTCTGAGTACATCAAGGCCTTCAAGGTGGCGAGCAGCTTGGATGGAAATGCTTATACCACTTACAGAGTGGATGGCCAACGGAGGGACAAG GTTTTCGTGGGCAACGCAGATAACGACAGCACAAAGACCAACTTTTTTGACCCTCCCATCGTGGCTCAGTACATCCGCATCATCCCTGTGGTTTGCCGCAGGGCCTGCACACTACGCATGGAACTGGTGGGCTGTGAACTTAATg GTTGCTCAGAGCCTCTGGGAATGAAGTCTCGCCTCGTCTCAGATGGGCAGCTTTCAGCCTCCAGCTCTTTCCGCACATGGGGTATTGATACCTTCACGTGGCACCCTCAGTTTGCCCGACTGGATAAGCAGGGAAAGACAAACGCCTGGTCCCCTGCACACAATAACCGCTCAGAGTGGATCCAG GTCGACCTAGAGAAGACAAAGCGCCTCACAGGCATCATCACTCAGGGGGCCAAGGACTTTGGGGTGGTGCAGTTTGTGTCACTGTTTAAAGTTGCTTACAGTAACGATGGAGAGTCATGGAGTGTGGTGAAGGAGGATAACACCAGCAATGATAAG CTTTTCCAAGGCAACATTGACAACAACACCCACAGGAAGAATCTATTCGAGCCTCCGTTTTTCGCCCGATACATCCGAGTCGTCCCCTGGGAGTGGCACGAGCGCATCACTCTACGCATGGAGCTGCTGGGCTGCGATGATTAG
- the LOC114560406 gene encoding EGF-like repeat and discoidin I-like domain-containing protein 3 isoform X1, translated as MKRPGNVITATLATFTLLLCLCSVRGDYCEVNVCHNGGTCVTGIGEDPFICICADGFGGDTCNLTEIGPCSPNPCQNDGACEIITPTRRGDVFNEYICKCQPGFEGVHCQINVNDCANQPCKNGGICRDLDGDYTCQCPSPNVGKQCQLRCISLLGMEGGAIVESQISASSVHYGILGLQRWGPDLARLNNQGIVNAWTSAAHDKNPWIEINMQKKMRLTGIITQGASRMGTSEYIKAFKVASSLDGNAYTTYRVDGQRRDKVFVGNADNDSTKTNFFDPPIVAQYIRIIPVVCRRACTLRMELVGCELNVYSNTAGCSEPLGMKSRLVSDGQLSASSSFRTWGIDTFTWHPQFARLDKQGKTNAWSPAHNNRSEWIQVDLEKTKRLTGIITQGAKDFGVVQFVSLFKVAYSNDGESWSVVKEDNTSNDKLFQGNIDNNTHRKNLFEPPFFARYIRVVPWEWHERITLRMELLGCDD; from the exons ATGAAACGTCCCGGAAATGTTATAACAGCGACTTTAGCAACGTTTACTCTTCTACTTTGCCTGTGTTCAGTCAGAG GTGACTACTGTGAGGTGAATGTTTGCCATAATGGAGGAACGTGTGTGACAGGGATAGGAGAGGATCCATTCATCTGCATCTGTGCGGATGGCTTTGGTGGAGACACCTGCAACCTGACAGAGATAG GACCCTGCAGTCCTAACCCCTGTCAGAACGATGGGGCGTGTGAGATCATCACTCCAACCAGAAGAGGAGACGTTTTCAACGAGTACATCTGCAAGTGCCAGCCAGGCTTCGAGGGAGTGCATTGCCAGATCA aCGTGAATGACTGTGCCAACCAGCCCTGTAAGAATGGAGGGATATGTCGAGATCTCGATGGAGACTACACCTGCCAGTGCCCTTCACCGAATGTTGGAAAGCAGTGCCAGCTGC GTTGCATTTCTCTGCTGGGTATGGAGGGAGGAGCAATTGTGGAGTCCCAGATTTCAGCTTCCTCTGTGCACTACGGCATTCTGGGTCTTCAGCGCTGGGGCCCGGACTTGGCTAGACTCAACAACCAAGGCATCGTCAATGCCTGGACGTCAGCCGCCCATGACAAGAACCCCTGGATCGAG ATTAATATGCAGAAGAAGATGCGTCTGACGGGCATCATCACTCAGGGTGCAAGTCGCATGGGCACGTCTGAGTACATCAAGGCCTTCAAGGTGGCGAGCAGCTTGGATGGAAATGCTTATACCACTTACAGAGTGGATGGCCAACGGAGGGACAAG GTTTTCGTGGGCAACGCAGATAACGACAGCACAAAGACCAACTTTTTTGACCCTCCCATCGTGGCTCAGTACATCCGCATCATCCCTGTGGTTTGCCGCAGGGCCTGCACACTACGCATGGAACTGGTGGGCTGTGAACTTAATg TTTATTCAAACACGGCAGGTTGCTCAGAGCCTCTGGGAATGAAGTCTCGCCTCGTCTCAGATGGGCAGCTTTCAGCCTCCAGCTCTTTCCGCACATGGGGTATTGATACCTTCACGTGGCACCCTCAGTTTGCCCGACTGGATAAGCAGGGAAAGACAAACGCCTGGTCCCCTGCACACAATAACCGCTCAGAGTGGATCCAG GTCGACCTAGAGAAGACAAAGCGCCTCACAGGCATCATCACTCAGGGGGCCAAGGACTTTGGGGTGGTGCAGTTTGTGTCACTGTTTAAAGTTGCTTACAGTAACGATGGAGAGTCATGGAGTGTGGTGAAGGAGGATAACACCAGCAATGATAAG CTTTTCCAAGGCAACATTGACAACAACACCCACAGGAAGAATCTATTCGAGCCTCCGTTTTTCGCCCGATACATCCGAGTCGTCCCCTGGGAGTGGCACGAGCGCATCACTCTACGCATGGAGCTGCTGGGCTGCGATGATTAG
- the LOC114560421 gene encoding hyaluronan and proteoglycan link protein 3: MMICCLQTLLLFGAQLVFSIPNSFFYHDFLNGNGNKEIHFSGVKLHVDSAQPSVFAVTGGNATMPCSFWYEPELSSPRDIRVKWSWLPTAAGGQETDVLVAIGSRSRTFGDFRGRVQLRQDFPGDAALVMTKLLLNDAGRYHCEVVDGLEDKSTSVYLELQGVVFPYQHPRGHYYLSFLGAQQACEEQGSILATFTQLFQSWKEGLNWCNAGWLADGTVQYPITQPRVPCGGHGLAPGVRSYGRRHLHLHRYDVFCFSSSLRGKVYYLKPSHKMNLTEAQQACQKDGAEIAKVGQLYAAWKLTGLDSCDAGWLADGSVRYPITRPRRNCGPSEPGVRSFGFPPPQHKHGVYCYKAVDE; this comes from the exons ATGATGATTTGTTGCCTCCAAACTCTGCTGTTGTTTGGGGCTCAGCTGGTTTTCTCAATCCCAAACAGCTTCTTCTACCATGACTTCCTCAATGGAAATGGCAACAAAGAAA TTCATTTCAGTGGCGTAAAGCTCCATGTGGACTCTGCTCAGCCATCAGTGTTTGCAGTCACAGGGGGAAATGCCACCATGCCATGCAGTTTTTGGTATGAGCCTGAGTTGAGCTCGCCAAGGGATATCCGGGTCAAGTGGTCCTGGCTCCCGACTGCTGCTGGGGGACAGGAGACAGACGTGCTGGTGGCTATCGGCTCCCGCAGTCGAACTTTTGGGGACTTCAG GGGTCGTGTGCAGCTCAGACAGGATTTCCCAGGAGATGCTGCACTTGTGATGACTAAACTCCTGTTGAATGATGCAGGCCGTTACCACTGCGAGGTGGTGGACGGACTGGAGGACAAGAGCACTTCAGTTTATCTGGAGCTACAAG GTGTGGTGTTCCCGTACCAGCACCCTCGTGGTCATTACTATCTCAGCTTCTTGGGAGCCCAGCAGGCCTGTGAGGAGCAGGGCTCGATCCTGGCCACCTTCACGCAGCTCTTCCAGTCGTGGAAGGAGGGCCTGAACTGGTGCAATGCAGGCTGGCTGGCTGACGGGACAGTCCAGTACCCCATCACCCAGCCCAGAGTGCCCTGCGGGGGGCACGGCCTCGCCCCGGGTGTCCGGAGCTACGGCAGACGACACCTTCACCTTCATCGCTACGATGTCTTCTGCTTCTCCTCTTCACTCCGAG GGAAAGTCTACTATCTTAAGCCCTCTCACAAGATGAACCTGACTGAGGCTCAACAGGCATGTCAGAAGGACGGAGCAGAGATCGCCAAGGTGGGACAGCTCTACGCCGCCTGGAAACTCACAGGGCTGGACAGCTGCGacgctggctggctggctgatgGAAGTGTTCGGTATCCCATCACAAGGCCACGAAGAAACTGTGGCCCCTCTGAGCCCGGGGTGCGCAGCTTTGGCTTCCCACCTCCCCAGCACAAGCATGGAGTCTACTGCTACAAGGCAgttgatgaatga